In Gammaproteobacteria bacterium, one genomic interval encodes:
- the prfA gene encoding peptide chain release factor 1, which produces MNPALLEKLRGLKARFEQLEASLADPEVLSDSVRRRDAGREHARLQPLASLLGRLERALETEASAEEMLGGDDEELRELAREEAEEARREQAALEVRLRRFLLKPDPRDARDVYLEIRAGTGGDEAAIFAGDLFRMYTRYAEERGWAREIIQMSEGEHGGYKEIVCRLAGKRVFSYLRFESGAHRVQRVPETESQGRIHTSACTVAVLPEAEETGEIEIDPGDLRVDTYRASGAGGQHVNKTDSAVRLTHLPTGIVVECQDERSQHKNRARALSLLRARLLDAEQSRLERERAEERRSQVGSGDRSERIRTYNFPQGRVTDHRINLSLYKLPQIMEGDLDGIIEPLRQHMEAEQLATLDPG; this is translated from the coding sequence ATGAACCCCGCCCTGCTGGAAAAACTCCGCGGCCTCAAGGCCCGCTTCGAACAACTGGAGGCTTCGCTGGCGGATCCGGAAGTGCTTTCGGATTCGGTGCGCCGCCGCGATGCCGGCCGCGAGCACGCGCGCCTTCAGCCCTTGGCCAGCCTGCTCGGGCGCCTTGAGCGGGCATTGGAGACGGAGGCCTCGGCCGAGGAAATGCTCGGCGGCGACGACGAGGAACTGCGAGAGCTGGCGCGGGAGGAGGCCGAGGAGGCCCGGCGCGAACAGGCGGCCCTGGAAGTGCGATTGCGCCGCTTTTTACTCAAGCCCGACCCGCGCGACGCGCGCGACGTGTACCTGGAAATCCGCGCCGGCACCGGCGGAGACGAAGCGGCGATTTTCGCCGGCGACCTGTTCCGTATGTATACGCGCTACGCGGAGGAGCGAGGCTGGGCCCGGGAGATCATCCAGATGAGCGAGGGCGAACACGGCGGCTACAAGGAAATCGTCTGCCGGCTGGCCGGCAAGCGGGTCTTTTCCTACCTGCGGTTCGAGTCCGGCGCTCACCGCGTGCAGCGGGTGCCGGAAACGGAGTCACAGGGGCGGATTCACACTTCGGCCTGCACCGTGGCGGTCCTCCCGGAAGCCGAGGAAACGGGAGAAATCGAGATCGATCCCGGCGACCTGAGGGTCGACACCTATCGCGCCTCGGGCGCCGGCGGCCAGCATGTAAACAAGACCGACTCCGCGGTCCGACTCACCCACCTGCCCACGGGAATCGTCGTTGAGTGCCAGGACGAGCGTTCGCAGCACAAGAACCGCGCCCGGGCCCTGTCGCTGCTGCGCGCGCGGCTGCTGGACGCCGAACAGAGCCGCCTGGAGCGCGAGCGCGCCGAGGAGCGCCGCTCCCAGGTGGGCAGCGGCGACCGGTCCGAGCGTATCCGCACCTACAACTTCCCGCAGGGCCGGGTCACCGACCACCGCATCAACCTGAGCCTCTACAAGCTGCCGCAGATCATGGAAGGCGACCTCGACGGGATCATCGAGCCGCTGCGCCAGCACATGGAGGCCGAACAGCTCGCCACCCTGGATCCCGGTTAA
- a CDS encoding arylmalonate decarboxylase: MTDALGWRKKFGVLGPSTNTIVQPDFDDLRPPGVTNHYSRIIIQDANAISDETFMAGTIEISENTAAAVRGVLTCKPDYLVMGMSAVTFYGGVKGGTEWKRRIEEIAELKLSVGSEAVADALDAYGSRNVAFMSPYYPVANREVSRYLSDRGFNVVRDSCLRCPSWTAIAEVPESRVASEFRELDGDDVDALVQVGTNLSAIRLAAGAERLLGKPVIAINTATYWHALRANGIQDRVMGFGGLLEEF; this comes from the coding sequence ATGACCGATGCTTTGGGATGGCGAAAGAAGTTCGGGGTGCTGGGGCCTTCGACAAACACCATCGTGCAACCGGATTTCGACGACCTGCGTCCGCCGGGCGTCACCAACCACTACTCGCGGATCATCATTCAGGACGCCAACGCGATATCGGACGAGACTTTCATGGCCGGCACCATCGAGATTTCCGAGAATACGGCGGCGGCCGTTCGCGGCGTGCTGACCTGCAAGCCGGACTACCTGGTCATGGGCATGTCGGCGGTGACGTTCTACGGCGGCGTGAAGGGCGGCACGGAATGGAAGAGGAGGATCGAGGAGATCGCGGAACTGAAGCTCTCCGTCGGTTCCGAGGCCGTGGCGGACGCACTCGATGCCTACGGCTCGCGCAATGTCGCGTTCATGTCGCCCTACTACCCGGTGGCCAACCGCGAGGTCAGCCGATACCTGTCGGATCGCGGCTTCAACGTCGTGCGCGATTCCTGCCTGCGCTGCCCCTCATGGACCGCCATCGCGGAGGTGCCGGAATCGCGGGTGGCCAGCGAATTCCGGGAACTCGACGGCGACGATGTCGACGCGCTGGTGCAGGTGGGCACCAATCTTTCGGCGATCCGGCTGGCGGCGGGGGCCGAACGGTTGCTCGGCAAACCGGTGATCGCCATCAACACCGCCACCTACTGGCATGCGCTGAGGGCCAACGGGATCCAGGACAGGGTCATGGGATTCGGCGGCCTGCTGGAGGAGTTTTAA
- a CDS encoding ornithine cyclodeaminase family protein, translating to MRILNREAVAEALSHAECIDAVEAAMRAVSRGDTIMPLRRYMDIPGHGGKFTLMPGYLGEPCTFGVKIVSKYPRSPDSPYGSHVGAVMIFDSQQGIPLALLDGSELTAIRTAAASALATRILARPGGATLAILGTGTQAQHHVRALSCVRPIAEVRVWGRTDAHARRLVRRLALPASVSARVCDDAREAVDGADIVCTTTSAAEPVLEGKWLAPGCHVNLVGAAIASSSEADVDVVTRSRFFVDYKASAMDQAGELLAAIEAGVVSEAHIAGEIGDVLADRVAGRSDDAEITVYKSLGVAAQDLAAAYAAFRNAESRKIGVDLTWD from the coding sequence ATGCGCATCCTCAACCGGGAGGCGGTTGCCGAAGCGCTGTCGCACGCCGAGTGCATCGATGCGGTGGAAGCCGCGATGCGCGCGGTCTCCCGGGGCGACACGATCATGCCGCTTCGCAGATACATGGACATCCCGGGCCACGGCGGCAAGTTCACGTTGATGCCGGGATATCTCGGCGAACCGTGCACCTTCGGCGTCAAGATCGTCTCGAAGTACCCGCGTTCGCCGGACAGTCCGTACGGTTCGCACGTGGGCGCCGTGATGATCTTCGACAGCCAGCAAGGCATACCGCTGGCCCTGCTGGACGGCAGCGAACTGACCGCGATCAGGACGGCCGCGGCCAGCGCGCTGGCCACGCGAATCCTGGCGCGCCCCGGCGGCGCGACGCTGGCGATACTCGGCACCGGCACGCAGGCGCAGCATCATGTTCGGGCACTGAGCTGCGTGCGGCCGATCGCCGAAGTGCGCGTCTGGGGGCGCACGGACGCCCACGCCCGGCGGCTCGTGCGGCGGCTGGCTTTGCCCGCTTCCGTTTCCGCACGCGTCTGCGACGATGCGCGCGAAGCCGTCGACGGCGCCGACATCGTCTGCACCACGACTTCGGCCGCCGAACCGGTGCTTGAAGGCAAGTGGCTGGCGCCCGGTTGCCACGTGAACCTGGTGGGAGCGGCGATAGCCAGCTCGTCCGAGGCGGACGTTGACGTCGTGACTCGCTCGCGCTTCTTCGTGGACTACAAGGCCTCCGCGATGGACCAGGCCGGAGAATTGCTCGCCGCCATCGAGGCCGGCGTGGTGTCCGAAGCGCACATCGCCGGCGAAATCGGCGACGTGCTGGCCGACCGTGTTGCCGGACGGAGCGACGATGCGGAAATCACGGTGTACAAGTCGCTGGGCGTGGCCGCACAGGACCTGGCCGCCGCCTATGCCGCTTTTCGCAACGCCGAAAGCAGGAAGATCGGCGTGGACCTCACCTGGGACTAA
- a CDS encoding DUF1838 domain-containing protein, with amino-acid sequence MNRRDLLQGAAVMGIGVGAPRMLAAEAAAGAAGKLTLPGDPESQCRAMIRAYGNEGGDPCVFKTRGKVFAVQEDAVTPMYGFLGSETGWWKQVEEHVWVRYPSTVSFFTDLETGEFIDQYTSPFNGATVTLPASFIRHKEGQYYTPMGVWFGSMKRVFPDHYAEKPLHLDWTDDNGVLRLQEGSRFPPILPQPSLEYASLFASTHEVLGEEPRQPTAAAGGWNIFSATRRPYNEMGILPGHVIWHFDAVKVPSFEDLDAGYLERARALSPVFEQSPEHDDGPSFFERIIEMRGFG; translated from the coding sequence ATGAATCGGAGGGACTTGCTGCAGGGTGCGGCCGTGATGGGAATCGGGGTGGGCGCGCCTCGAATGTTGGCGGCGGAAGCGGCGGCGGGCGCCGCCGGGAAACTCACGCTGCCCGGCGATCCGGAATCGCAGTGCCGCGCGATGATCCGCGCCTATGGAAACGAGGGAGGCGATCCCTGCGTCTTCAAGACCCGCGGCAAGGTCTTTGCCGTTCAGGAAGACGCGGTCACCCCCATGTACGGGTTTCTTGGCAGCGAGACCGGGTGGTGGAAGCAGGTCGAGGAACACGTTTGGGTGCGCTATCCGTCCACGGTCTCGTTTTTTACCGATCTTGAAACCGGCGAGTTCATCGACCAGTACACGAGCCCCTTCAACGGCGCCACGGTTACGCTGCCGGCCAGCTTCATCCGGCACAAGGAAGGGCAGTACTACACGCCGATGGGCGTGTGGTTCGGCAGCATGAAGCGGGTATTTCCCGACCATTACGCCGAGAAACCGCTGCACCTGGACTGGACCGACGACAACGGCGTCCTGCGCCTGCAGGAAGGCTCGCGCTTCCCTCCCATTCTCCCGCAACCGTCGCTGGAATACGCTTCCCTCTTCGCCTCGACGCACGAAGTCCTGGGCGAGGAGCCGCGCCAGCCGACCGCCGCCGCCGGGGGCTGGAACATCTTTTCCGCGACCCGCAGGCCGTACAACGAAATGGGCATCCTGCCCGGCCACGTGATATGGCATTTCGACGCGGTCAAGGTGCCGTCCTTCGAGGACCTGGACGCCGGTTATCTCGAGCGCGCCCGGGCCCTGTCGCCGGTATTCGAGCAATCGCCCGAGCACGACGACGGCCCGTCGTTCTTCGAGCGCATCATCGAGATGCGCGGCTTCGGCTGA
- a CDS encoding FAD-dependent oxidoreductase: MSVLPATEAHFDWSVPVAVVGAGGCGLCGGLAARQAGAEVLILERDAVPIGTTGMSTGLIPGAGTRMQREKDIEDSPELFAEDVLAKAKHQTDANVVLALARESARTVEWLADECGVALSLVDSFLYTGHSVKRMHGSPNRTGAELMGSLLDACTDAGADLLTDARVSHLFADADGRISGLRCVRPDGSTEDLGCAALILACCGFAGNQEMVAEYIPELRHAEFFGHPGNQGEAIEWGRELGAAIADIRSYQGHGGLAKGYGVPILWPVILEGGIQVNLEGRRFSDESLGYSEQAMEVLAQPEHVAVTVYDQRLHELMHEFNDYREAITAGAVREASTPGELAQLFGLPAGALEETLAETAALTRGEATDPFGRDFTGRPELEAPWYGVRVTGALFHTQGGLRVDARARVLRDDGSAFPNLFAGGGAARGVSGPSRWGYIAGNGLLTATTYGRLAGETAAALT, translated from the coding sequence ATGAGCGTATTGCCCGCCACGGAAGCGCATTTCGACTGGAGCGTCCCCGTCGCTGTGGTGGGCGCGGGCGGCTGCGGCCTGTGCGGCGGACTCGCCGCACGCCAGGCGGGCGCCGAAGTGCTGATACTTGAACGCGACGCTGTGCCGATCGGCACTACCGGTATGTCCACGGGACTCATTCCGGGCGCCGGAACCCGGATGCAGCGCGAGAAGGACATCGAGGATTCGCCGGAACTCTTCGCCGAAGACGTTTTGGCCAAGGCGAAGCACCAGACCGACGCGAACGTGGTGCTGGCGCTGGCCCGCGAGTCCGCGCGCACCGTGGAGTGGCTGGCCGACGAATGCGGCGTGGCGCTGTCGCTGGTCGACAGCTTCCTCTACACGGGCCACAGCGTCAAACGCATGCACGGCAGCCCCAACCGCACCGGCGCCGAACTGATGGGCAGCCTGCTCGACGCCTGCACCGACGCCGGCGCCGACCTGCTGACGGACGCGCGCGTCAGCCACCTCTTCGCCGATGCCGACGGGCGCATAAGCGGGTTGCGCTGCGTGCGCCCGGACGGCAGCACCGAGGACCTCGGCTGCGCAGCGCTGATCCTGGCCTGCTGCGGTTTCGCCGGCAACCAGGAAATGGTGGCCGAATACATCCCCGAGCTGCGCCACGCGGAATTCTTCGGCCATCCGGGCAACCAGGGCGAAGCAATCGAGTGGGGCCGGGAACTCGGCGCGGCGATTGCCGACATCCGCTCCTACCAGGGGCACGGCGGTCTGGCGAAGGGCTACGGCGTGCCGATCCTGTGGCCCGTCATCCTGGAGGGCGGGATCCAGGTAAACCTCGAGGGCCGGCGCTTTTCCGACGAATCGCTGGGCTATTCCGAGCAGGCCATGGAGGTGCTGGCGCAGCCCGAACATGTGGCCGTTACGGTCTACGACCAGCGCCTGCACGAACTGATGCACGAATTCAACGATTACCGAGAAGCGATCACCGCAGGCGCGGTGCGGGAGGCCTCGACGCCGGGAGAACTTGCGCAACTGTTCGGGCTGCCGGCCGGGGCGCTGGAGGAGACGCTGGCCGAGACGGCGGCCCTGACCCGGGGAGAAGCGACCGATCCCTTCGGCCGCGACTTCACCGGCAGGCCGGAACTTGAGGCGCCCTGGTACGGCGTGCGCGTGACCGGCGCGCTGTTCCACACGCAGGGCGGGCTCAGGGTGGACGCACGGGCCCGTGTCCTTCGCGACGACGGCAGCGCCTTCCCCAACCTGTTCGCCGGCGGCGGGGCGGCGCGAGGCGTCTCCGGTCCGTCCCGCTGGGGCTATATCGCCGGCAACGGCCTGCTCACCGCCACCACCTACGGACGACTGGCGGGCGAAACCGCCGCCGCCCTGACCTGA
- a CDS encoding DUF3089 domain-containing protein: MVEPTARAGMIRAMRKKRAWLAVALIVLVALLGTLGWMASDYRLWVRFANWPQSADDPANARRFSPQVPIVYGDSPAPDTAQELVIPQDVLEEAWNYAQSQQTYALLVSVNGELQFERYDRGANSRTPYNSQSLHKSLTAVMLGAAIYNGAIESEDQPASFWLEEWAGDPQRSGITLANLAYMEGGLERGRFAVSPFAPGARLFLTGHLAREALGTPMAAEPGAEYIWSNASVQALSIAIERAAGRPWAQLLRDWIWEPLGAGEAWVQLDRPGGNAQSFCCLISNGRNWLRIGELMAGDGVWQGRRLLPEGWVDRMTQGASTNSNFGMQLWRNEPYSPTQLRMSRPRLEVPRDPALAAPDAWYMEGHFSQRVYVVPSLGLVVVRFGKDRLDWDEAQMMNGLIGALRPPSSVSLSVTIPDHAFGERAAPRAPDYERRDNWARYPEGEETLAAEHAAGFYIHPTTWPGSEWNATVPDAAARPAVDAVVASQASVLDACCTIYAPRYRQAASAAVFDQRGNRDPAYGLAFTDIVRAFTHFAERTGDRPIVLLGHSQGALHAERLLSDVIASDDALRKRMAVTYIAGIPVPLGSYGDRLESFEPCRKSDDTGCVASWVTYGPTGDARAAEFATAQRFPQYQREDGGLDVQCSNPLNWPAPGEWTPASANRGSVAPSLPGQGRRASIPGVTGAWCDRGILRLDRTPAAPFDALMLPGASYHYYDVALFHAALSADASLRAQAWRQSQ, from the coding sequence GTGGTAGAGCCCACTGCGCGGGCCGGTATGATTCGCGCCATGAGAAAGAAACGCGCGTGGCTTGCCGTAGCCTTGATCGTTCTTGTGGCGCTGCTGGGCACCCTGGGCTGGATGGCGAGCGACTATCGCCTCTGGGTCCGGTTCGCAAACTGGCCCCAGTCTGCGGACGACCCGGCCAATGCCCGCCGGTTCTCGCCGCAGGTGCCGATCGTCTATGGCGACAGCCCGGCTCCCGATACCGCACAGGAACTGGTCATCCCGCAGGATGTCCTGGAGGAAGCCTGGAACTATGCGCAGAGCCAGCAGACCTATGCGCTGCTGGTTTCCGTCAACGGCGAATTGCAGTTCGAACGCTATGACCGCGGGGCCAATTCCAGAACGCCCTACAACTCCCAGTCGCTGCACAAGAGCCTGACCGCCGTGATGCTGGGCGCGGCCATCTACAACGGCGCAATCGAATCCGAGGACCAGCCGGCCTCCTTCTGGCTGGAGGAGTGGGCGGGCGATCCGCAGCGCTCGGGCATCACGCTGGCGAACCTGGCCTACATGGAAGGCGGCCTGGAGCGGGGCCGCTTCGCCGTCAGTCCATTTGCCCCCGGCGCGCGGCTGTTCCTGACCGGCCACCTGGCCCGTGAAGCACTGGGCACGCCCATGGCCGCCGAACCGGGCGCCGAGTACATCTGGTCCAACGCCAGCGTGCAGGCCCTTTCCATCGCGATCGAAAGGGCCGCCGGCCGGCCATGGGCGCAACTGCTTCGGGACTGGATCTGGGAGCCGCTCGGGGCGGGCGAGGCCTGGGTGCAGCTGGACCGCCCCGGCGGCAACGCGCAATCTTTCTGCTGCCTGATATCCAACGGACGCAACTGGCTGCGCATCGGCGAGTTGATGGCCGGAGACGGCGTCTGGCAGGGCCGCCGACTGTTGCCTGAAGGCTGGGTGGACCGAATGACGCAGGGCGCGTCCACCAATTCCAATTTCGGCATGCAACTGTGGCGAAACGAACCCTACTCGCCGACCCAGTTGCGTATGTCCAGGCCGCGCCTGGAAGTGCCGCGCGACCCGGCGCTGGCGGCGCCCGACGCCTGGTACATGGAAGGGCACTTCTCGCAGCGCGTCTATGTGGTGCCGTCGCTGGGGCTGGTGGTCGTGCGTTTCGGCAAGGACCGGCTGGACTGGGACGAGGCGCAGATGATGAACGGCCTGATCGGGGCGCTGAGGCCTCCGTCATCCGTATCCCTCAGCGTCACTATCCCCGACCATGCGTTCGGCGAACGCGCCGCGCCGCGTGCGCCCGATTACGAACGCCGGGACAACTGGGCCCGCTATCCCGAAGGCGAGGAAACGCTCGCGGCGGAGCACGCCGCCGGGTTCTATATACACCCCACCACCTGGCCGGGAAGCGAATGGAACGCCACCGTGCCGGACGCCGCGGCGCGGCCCGCCGTGGATGCCGTCGTGGCGTCGCAGGCGAGTGTGCTGGATGCCTGCTGCACGATCTATGCCCCGCGCTATCGTCAGGCTGCTTCGGCCGCGGTATTCGATCAGCGCGGCAATCGGGACCCGGCTTACGGGCTGGCCTTTACCGATATCGTGCGCGCGTTCACGCATTTTGCGGAGCGCACGGGCGACCGCCCCATCGTGCTGCTGGGCCACAGTCAGGGCGCTCTGCACGCCGAGCGTCTGCTGAGCGACGTGATCGCAAGCGACGATGCGCTCAGGAAACGGATGGCCGTCACCTACATCGCCGGCATCCCGGTTCCGCTCGGCTCCTACGGCGACAGGCTCGAGAGCTTCGAGCCATGCCGGAAGAGCGACGATACGGGCTGCGTGGCCTCCTGGGTCACCTACGGGCCGACCGGCGACGCCCGGGCCGCCGAGTTCGCCACGGCCCAGCGTTTCCCGCAATACCAGCGCGAAGACGGCGGCCTGGACGTGCAGTGCAGCAACCCCTTGAACTGGCCGGCGCCGGGCGAATGGACGCCGGCCTCGGCCAATCGCGGCTCCGTGGCGCCCTCGCTCCCGGGACAGGGACGGCGCGCCTCGATCCCGGGGGTCACCGGCGCCTGGTGCGACCGGGGAATCCTGCGGCTGGACCGTACGCCGGCCGCGCCCTTCGACGCCCTGATGCTACCCGGAGCGAGCTACCACTACTACGACGTGGCGCTGTTTCACGCCGCCCTCAGCGCCGACGCATCCCTCCGGGCACAGGCCTGGCGCCAATCGCAATAG
- a CDS encoding TonB-dependent receptor gives MTLSRFTRPAIALGALCLLATSLPAQEIEEIVVTARKRTESVQDIPLSISVFDEEAIAAAGIRDIDDIARLTPGLVFDKGWIPQDTRPHIRGLPTDRGRAPVGILVDGIDISSESMLTSGGGMLMNLKVMDIERIEVVKGPQSALYGRVAFGGAVNYVSRAPSDEFEASFLADVGDYGQMEARVGVSFPVSETLGLRINAVTAQHDGYYENEVSGEGIGGSDSTGVAAAARFEPSETFNLDLRVAYSSDEYEIRPQMQLASKTGHADPVHLPAHVVGVLAPGPFGPTPYPANVFAPAPGPIPLLDRITASLNPYTGEDYEGSAFDSLLVHARAEWDFGGTRLNAWLGSTSAETTQNMDVDYYGEPWRPVFLPSPGVNEPLPAQFLFDLETDIDQTNLELRLGDLESDGFRWAVGGLYWNEEVRQKNGNLIVLMFVPFISAGQNVAAQGPITKRDEGRDTDHWSVYGILEYDFNDRLTGSVEARYSDESTDTYWTVGGNGMIGAAFAGPIPVNNNPTASRGSEDSFFTPRFTLEYQYSENILTYASIAKGVKPGGVSTIASPNPLTARFAPEELWSYEAGFKSTLADGRVTFNAAAFFMDYEGKQTVSLEPSETAATGFDLVVGNAGAAEIRGFEVEGALALTEELLIRGGYTWLDSEYTDYVSLTNSSLTVGLVGDCTLQQTPDGFFLCSVDQSGREMERVPRHNFNVSASWTRALGNGMNFQADLLMQYQSERGIAIGRRNVFDSWINVDARIGLQAERWSVFAYVDNVTGDDTVRTAQSSGDFFALGNLATVIFAPDKRQAGVRFSYSM, from the coding sequence ATGACCTTATCGCGTTTCACGCGCCCGGCGATTGCGCTCGGCGCCCTTTGCCTGCTCGCCACTTCGCTGCCGGCCCAGGAAATCGAAGAAATCGTCGTCACCGCGCGCAAGCGCACCGAATCGGTGCAGGACATCCCGCTGAGCATCTCCGTGTTCGACGAAGAAGCCATTGCCGCGGCCGGCATCCGGGACATCGACGACATTGCCCGGCTGACGCCCGGCCTGGTGTTCGACAAGGGCTGGATACCGCAGGACACCCGCCCGCACATCCGCGGCCTGCCCACCGACCGCGGCCGTGCACCGGTCGGCATCCTGGTGGACGGCATCGACATCTCGTCGGAATCGATGCTGACTTCCGGCGGCGGAATGCTGATGAACCTCAAGGTCATGGACATCGAGCGAATCGAAGTGGTCAAGGGTCCGCAAAGCGCGCTGTACGGCCGGGTGGCTTTCGGCGGCGCGGTGAACTATGTTTCCAGGGCCCCGAGCGACGAGTTCGAGGCCAGCTTCCTGGCCGACGTGGGCGACTACGGGCAGATGGAAGCCCGCGTGGGTGTGTCCTTTCCGGTATCGGAAACCCTTGGCCTGCGGATCAACGCAGTGACCGCGCAGCACGACGGCTACTACGAAAACGAAGTGTCGGGCGAGGGCATCGGCGGTTCGGACAGCACTGGCGTTGCGGCGGCCGCGCGCTTCGAACCTTCCGAAACCTTCAACCTGGACCTCAGGGTTGCCTACTCGTCGGACGAATACGAAATCCGCCCGCAAATGCAACTGGCCAGCAAGACCGGCCACGCCGATCCCGTGCATTTACCCGCGCACGTCGTGGGAGTACTGGCGCCGGGCCCGTTCGGTCCGACACCCTACCCCGCGAATGTCTTTGCGCCGGCGCCCGGACCGATCCCCTTGCTGGACAGGATTACCGCCAGCCTGAACCCGTACACCGGTGAAGACTACGAGGGAAGCGCCTTCGATTCGCTGCTGGTGCACGCGAGAGCGGAATGGGACTTCGGCGGGACAAGGCTGAATGCCTGGCTGGGCAGCACCTCGGCGGAAACCACCCAGAACATGGACGTGGACTACTACGGAGAGCCCTGGCGGCCGGTTTTCCTGCCGTCGCCCGGCGTCAACGAACCCTTGCCCGCACAATTCCTGTTCGACCTGGAAACGGACATCGACCAGACCAATCTCGAGCTCAGGCTCGGCGACCTGGAATCCGACGGATTCCGCTGGGCCGTGGGCGGACTGTACTGGAACGAGGAAGTCCGGCAGAAGAACGGAAACCTGATCGTGCTGATGTTCGTTCCGTTTATTTCCGCGGGCCAAAACGTGGCCGCGCAAGGCCCCATCACGAAGCGTGACGAGGGGCGCGATACCGATCACTGGTCGGTGTACGGAATTCTCGAATACGATTTCAACGACCGGCTGACAGGCTCGGTAGAAGCCCGCTACTCGGACGAATCCACGGACACATACTGGACCGTGGGCGGCAACGGCATGATCGGCGCCGCGTTTGCCGGACCGATCCCGGTCAACAACAACCCCACCGCGTCGCGTGGGTCGGAGGACAGTTTCTTCACGCCGCGGTTCACGCTGGAATACCAGTACTCCGAAAACATACTCACCTACGCTTCCATCGCCAAGGGCGTCAAGCCCGGCGGCGTGTCCACGATAGCGAGCCCGAACCCCCTCACCGCGCGCTTCGCGCCGGAGGAATTGTGGAGCTACGAAGCAGGTTTCAAGAGCACGCTGGCCGATGGCCGCGTGACGTTCAACGCCGCCGCCTTCTTCATGGACTACGAGGGCAAGCAGACGGTCAGCCTCGAGCCCAGCGAAACCGCGGCCACCGGCTTCGACCTGGTGGTGGGCAACGCGGGCGCCGCCGAAATCAGGGGCTTTGAAGTGGAGGGCGCGCTTGCGCTCACGGAAGAGTTGCTGATTCGCGGAGGCTACACATGGCTGGACAGCGAGTACACCGACTACGTGAGCCTCACCAACAGCTCGCTTACGGTAGGGCTGGTAGGCGATTGCACGCTGCAGCAAACGCCGGACGGGTTCTTCCTCTGTTCGGTGGATCAGTCCGGGAGGGAGATGGAGCGCGTGCCGCGCCACAACTTCAATGTCTCGGCCAGCTGGACCCGCGCGCTCGGCAACGGCATGAACTTCCAGGCCGACCTGCTCATGCAGTACCAAAGCGAGCGCGGCATCGCGATCGGACGCCGCAACGTGTTCGATTCCTGGATCAACGTCGATGCGCGCATCGGCCTGCAGGCCGAGCGCTGGAGCGTGTTCGCCTACGTGGACAACGTAACGGGCGACGACACGGTGCGCACGGCGCAGTCCTCCGGCGACTTCTTCGCCCTGGGCAACCTGGCGACCGTGATCTTTGCGCCGGACAAGCGCCAGGCCGGAGTGCGCTTCAGCTACTCGATGTAA
- a CDS encoding PLP-dependent transferase has translation MSKKQGNSTRCVHAGDTHDAATGGVMPAIHQSSTFAYPAMREQPEHIYTRISNPTRDAFERALNELEGGTRTFAFSSGQAASNAVLELLEPGDHVIGPANVYGGSFNLLRVAGEGRFEVSYVHQDQGPDAVQAAWRTNTRLVWMETPSNPLMRITDLKAVSGLCAERGALSCVDSTLATPLATQPLSLGCDITMHSITKYIAGHSDVLGGTLSVSDPDLAGRLKSVRDRTGGVLAPLDSYLALRGLKTMDLRVRRQFGNAARIARDLRQHEKVAQVCYAGLEDHPQHELAKRQMDGFGAVVSLHLHGDEAAPERLLNALELFTIAESLGGVESLAGYPPLMSHSTMTREAREAAGITGNLVRLSCGIEDADDLIADLHQALHHA, from the coding sequence ATGAGCAAGAAACAGGGCAATTCCACTCGCTGCGTGCACGCCGGCGACACCCACGACGCCGCAACCGGCGGGGTCATGCCTGCGATTCATCAGAGCAGCACCTTCGCCTACCCGGCCATGCGGGAGCAGCCGGAGCACATCTACACGCGAATATCGAATCCGACCCGCGACGCTTTCGAGCGGGCCCTGAACGAACTGGAAGGGGGAACGCGGACCTTTGCGTTCTCGTCAGGCCAGGCCGCCAGCAATGCAGTGCTGGAACTGCTCGAGCCCGGCGACCACGTCATCGGCCCCGCCAATGTCTACGGCGGCAGCTTCAACCTGCTGCGCGTGGCGGGCGAGGGCCGCTTCGAGGTCAGCTACGTGCACCAGGACCAGGGCCCTGACGCGGTGCAGGCCGCCTGGCGCACGAACACGCGGCTGGTATGGATGGAAACGCCGTCCAACCCGCTGATGCGCATTACCGACCTGAAGGCCGTGTCCGGGTTATGCGCCGAGCGGGGCGCGCTGAGTTGTGTGGACAGTACGCTGGCCACTCCCCTGGCGACCCAACCCCTGTCCCTGGGTTGCGACATCACCATGCATTCAATCACCAAGTACATCGCCGGGCATTCCGACGTGCTGGGCGGGACCCTATCCGTGTCCGACCCCGATCTCGCCGGCCGGCTCAAGTCCGTGCGCGACCGCACCGGCGGCGTGCTGGCGCCGCTGGACTCGTACCTGGCGCTGCGCGGGCTGAAGACGATGGATCTGAGGGTCCGCCGCCAGTTCGGGAACGCCGCGCGCATTGCACGCGATCTTCGGCAGCATGAGAAGGTGGCGCAGGTTTGCTACGCCGGCCTTGAAGACCATCCACAGCATGAACTCGCGAAACGGCAGATGGACGGCTTCGGGGCGGTCGTGTCACTGCATCTTCATGGCGACGAAGCCGCGCCTGAGCGGCTGCTGAACGCGCTGGAACTGTTCACGATCGCGGAGAGCCTGGGCGGGGTCGAAAGCCTCGCGGGCTATCCGCCGCTGATGAGTCACTCGACGATGACGCGCGAGGCCCGCGAGGCCGCCGGAATCACCGGCAACCTCGTGCGCCTGTCCTGCGGCATCGAAGACGCCGACGACCTCATCGCCGACCTCCACCAGGCACTGCATCACGCATAG